The Prunus persica cultivar Lovell chromosome G8, Prunus_persica_NCBIv2, whole genome shotgun sequence genome includes a region encoding these proteins:
- the LOC18768186 gene encoding zinc finger MYM-type protein 1 translates to MKKVLDLHELCIDKMRGQGYDGASNMRGAWNALQALFLRDCPYAYYVHCFAHQLQLALVSASKEVATIWLFFSSLNSIVNVIRVSPKRHTELQVAQSMNIVELLITGERETGRGANQIGTLHRPGATQWSSHYDSVCDLIEMYDAICTVLENIKEDGSTGSLHGEATSGYNAIRQFKFVFILHLLKEIMGLTYILCRELQHKSQDIVNAMNLVGTTKDVLEKLRINGSETFIGKVDLFCKKHDIDMPDMNAQYKVGTGRSCQQKDNITVEHHYHFDIFNDAIDFQLAELNSRFSEGAMELLILSSALDPSDSFKSFNIGKICSLAEGFYPQDFTLKKLHILRWPLKLYEADVPHHPIL, encoded by the coding sequence atgaagaaagTACTTGATCTCCATGAATTATGTATTGACAAGATGAGAGGTCAAGGATATGATGGTGCGAGTAATATGCGGGGTGCATGGAATGCGCTACAAGCATTATTTCTTAGAGATTGCCCATATGCATATTATGTACACTGTTTTGCTCATCAACTACAGTTAGCATTAGTTTCAGCATCAAAAGAAGTGGCTACAATTTGGTTATTCTTTTCATCATTGAATTCAATTGTCAATGTCATTAGGGTTTCACCAAAACGTCATACTGAGTTACAAGTTGCTCAATCAATGAATATTGTAGAGCTATTGATTACTGGTGAACGAGAGACTGGTAGAGGAGCTAATCAAATTGGTACCTTGCATCGACCTGGAGCTACTCAGTGGAGTTCTCATTACGATTCCGTTTGTGATTTAATAGAAATGTATGATGCAATTTGTACGGTTCTTGAGAATATAAAGGAGGATGGATCCACAGGCTCCTTACATGGGGAAGCTACTAGTGGATACAATGCGATTAGGCAATTCAAATTTGTATTCATCTTGCATCTATTGAAAGAAATTATGGGACTCACATATATCCTTTGCCGAGAACTACAACATAAGTCTCAAGACATCGTGAATGCTATGAACCTAGTTGGTACAACAAAAGATGTCCTTGAAAAATTGAGAATAAATGGTTCAGAAACTTTTATTGGGAAAGTAGATTTGTTTTGCAAGAAACATGACATTGATATGCCTGATATGAATGCTCAATATAAAGTGGGAACAGGTCGTTCTTGTCAGCAAAAGGACAATATTACAGTTGAGCATCATTACCACTTTGACATATTCAATGATGCAATAGATTTTCAATTGGCAGAGTTGAACAGTAGGTTTAGTGAAGGGGCAATGGAACTTCTTATTCTTAGTTCAGCTTTGGACCCTAGTGATTCTTTTAAATCATTTAATATTGGTAAAATTTGCAGCCTTGCAGAGGGATTTTATCCTCAAGATTTCACTCTAAAAAAGTTACATATTTTGAGATGGCCCCTAAAACTTTACGAGGCAGACGTACCTCATCATCCTATACTTTAA